The following are encoded together in the Pectobacterium wasabiae CFBP 3304 genome:
- a CDS encoding ankyrin repeat domain-containing protein — MNIFFKKFTRYVGIIFLFSVSGCNAMNKYPPEKFFHGTQLMLAQAIASENLPEVEKLAPTTTLNKPGEQDMTLLFFALQQAKGRRSQQLAIIRQLVKDGADPLQDVPDMGSVAEVLATSPYPVYMQALLDGGMSANAKIMGRPVFYRAASDNTLPTLKLMVERGGDINQGDSLGRPVLMYALDGMQLDTVEWLLNHGSNPNTVETNTGWSFMRQLDDVITRNNGDTGATHKKLMDIFQLAKQKGGHPYH, encoded by the coding sequence TTGAACATTTTTTTTAAAAAATTCACTCGCTATGTCGGGATAATATTTCTATTTTCGGTTTCAGGATGTAATGCAATGAATAAGTATCCACCAGAAAAATTTTTCCATGGTACCCAGTTGATGCTTGCACAGGCTATTGCGAGTGAGAACTTGCCTGAAGTGGAAAAACTTGCTCCGACTACCACATTAAATAAACCAGGGGAACAGGACATGACATTACTCTTTTTTGCTTTGCAACAGGCAAAAGGCAGAAGATCTCAACAATTAGCGATTATTCGCCAATTGGTAAAAGATGGTGCGGATCCTCTACAAGATGTACCCGATATGGGGAGTGTTGCTGAAGTCTTGGCAACATCGCCATACCCAGTTTATATGCAAGCATTGTTGGATGGCGGAATGAGTGCAAATGCAAAGATTATGGGGCGTCCAGTATTCTATCGTGCTGCTTCTGATAACACATTACCAACGCTTAAATTGATGGTGGAGAGAGGCGGTGATATTAATCAGGGTGATAGTTTAGGAAGGCCTGTATTAATGTATGCATTGGATGGAATGCAATTAGATACTGTCGAATGGTTATTAAATCATGGCTCTAACCCTAATACTGTTGAGACTAATACAGGGTGGTCGTTTATGCGCCAACTTGATGATGTTATAACACGTAATAATGGCGATACCGGTGCGACTCACAAGAAGTTGATGGACATCTTTCAGTTAGCT